One stretch of Acidimicrobiales bacterium DNA includes these proteins:
- the ruvX gene encoding Holliday junction resolvase RuvX: MRVLALDLGARRIGVAVSDPSGTLASPCEVIQRSGSSAADHCRVAELVEEAGAERVVVGLPLSLDGRTGPAARKVLAEVEELAAALDVPVETVDERFSTVTADRSMIERGMKAPARRKVVDQVAAAVLLQTWLDGRPRSQPTEPPR, from the coding sequence GTGCGGGTGCTGGCGCTCGACCTCGGCGCGCGCCGCATCGGCGTCGCCGTCAGCGACCCGAGCGGCACCCTGGCCTCGCCGTGCGAGGTCATCCAGCGCTCCGGTTCCTCGGCCGCCGACCACTGCCGGGTGGCCGAGCTGGTCGAGGAGGCGGGCGCCGAACGGGTCGTGGTGGGCCTGCCGCTGTCGCTCGACGGCCGCACCGGTCCGGCCGCCCGCAAGGTCCTGGCGGAGGTCGAAGAGCTCGCCGCCGCCCTCGACGTCCCGGTCGAGACCGTCGACGAGCGCTTCTCCACCGTCACCGCCGATCGCTCGATGATCGAACGGGGTATGAAGGCGCCTGCCCGCCGCAAGGTCGTCGACCAGGTGGCCGCCGCCGTCCTGTTGCAGACCTGGCTCGACGGCCGGCCCCGATCCCAGCCCACGGAGCCCCCCAGATGA